The Atribacter laminatus genome contains the following window.
TTATTTGTGAAACTTGAAGTATTAAAGAAAAAACTTTCTGCATTTTTTCTGATACCCCAGTAATTCCAGCAAAAGAATAACGATAGTCAATTCGGCGCTTTAAGTCTTTGTTTTCTTCCAGAAGAGTTATCCTCTCCTCTGTTCTTTTAATTGAGGAAAGTACTCTTGAAGGAGTAAGGGGTTGTGATAAGTATTCATAAATTCCTTTAGTGAGAAGACCCCGGACTCGATACGCATTCTCGTTTTCACCGAAGGCAATTATAACTATATTAGACCAGCGTTGTTTGGCAACTGATAAGAGTTCAAAACCATTTTCTTGAATAATTTTCTCAGCTATAATCATTATTTCAATTGATTCTCTTTCTAAACAATTGATGGCCACGCTTCGATCTTTTACAGCAATAACATAATACCCCTCATCACGGAGTAAATTTGATAGCCTTTCTCGGATTAAAATATCTTCTTCAACAATTAAAATCTTACGCATGTTTTTTTCTTTAATGAGCACTCACTTCATTTTCATTCATTTTCATATCACCCTAAAAAAAGAAATTTTACTTCTAAAAAAACCCCCTGCCCAACTTAAACCATCTAACAAAAAACCCTTCTCATTTCAACAAATTAAAATCTAGTTATAATCTTACTATGATACCTTTTTCCATTGATTCCAGAGCTGCAGTAGCTATTCGAACGGCAGTAATTCCGTGGTCTGGAGTTGCTTGCTCGATGGTTCGATGGTTTTCAATACAATCAAAGAAATATTTTAGTTCTAGATAATAAGCATCATCATCTTGAGCGTTAATTTTTTCTTCTTTTTCACCCTCTCGATAGATAATTATAGGATTCGCATCTCCTCTTTGCTCAATATTTACTCCGGCACGGAATTCCCATTCAATAACACCTTCTGTTCCCAAAATCCGGTACCCCATTGTAAAAGGAAATTCTCCCTTCATCATCCAGCCGCCTTCGATATTTGCTATTATTCCATCACTATAACGAATGCTAGTTTGAGCATGATCCCAGGAACCATTAACCGACTGAACTCCTCGTGAAAATACTTCTATAGGCTTTCCCCCAACCCAGTTCGCAAAATCCAAGTCATGAATATGAAGGTCTAACGCAGCTCCGCCACTTAAATTTTGCTGAAGAATCCAGCTAACC
Protein-coding sequences here:
- a CDS encoding Gfo/Idh/MocA family protein, which produces MKNIALLGSGFIAGVHMEGWKRITGANIVAFFEIVPEKALNFQEKYSIPHYSSLPRLLEEKEVDIVDVCLPTFLHRDYVLQSAQAGKHIICEKPMALNVEDAVAMKNACQLNGVELMIGHALRFWGEYKKAKELVTQGKIGKILSLDAYRLSVSPTWSVVSWILQQNLSGGAALDLHIHDLDFANWVGGKPIEVFSRGVQSVNGSWDHAQTSIRYSDGIIANIEGGWMMKGEFPFTMGYRILGTEGVIEWEFRAGVNIEQRGDANPIIIYREGEKEEKINAQDDDAYYLELKYFFDCIENHRTIEQATPDHGITAVRIATAALESMEKGIIVRL